The nucleotide window CGCCGCTCTTGCCTAGCGGAATCTTGACCTCCGTCACCGTGCCGTTGGCCAGCGGGAAATTCCCCAGCGCGCTCTGCACGAGAAAAGGCATCACGCGCACGAGCGAGGGATCGTCTCCCGACGTCCGCGCCTGCACGTTATAGACCTCCTTGCCGCTCGCCCTTTCGGTGATGCGAATGCCGAGCGCATGCGAATACACCGGATACGTCTGGTTCACGTAGGCGGGCTGATACGGTCCCCATGCGCCCCACGGGTTCCACGGCCCCCAGTACGGGCCCGGCCACGGGTTGTAGAACACGGGCTGCGCAACCGTCACCGTGTCCGTGCGGCTGCCGTACGCGAGGCCCACGAGATAATGCGCCTGCGGTTCGGCCACGAGACGGAAAGCGTGCATCGCGAGCCCGTTGGCGACGAACTGCTCGTAGGTGCTCTGCTCGATGCTCTGGCTCTGCTCAGGACTGCGTGTGAACGCAAAGGTGCGCGTGGCGTCGCCGCCGCCGTCCCATGCGGAGAAAGCGGTCACCTGGCTCGTCACGTAAGTCGTGCAGCCGGAGAGCGTGAGTGCGAGCGCCGCCAGCATCAGGAGGGCGCGGCGGGTCCATCTGTCGTGCGTCATGGTCTTCTCGTAGCAGTGTTGCTTCAGTTGGAAAAGTGCAGTCGTGGGGGCCGCTCTCTCCGGTACGAACTTTGCGCCGCGCTTATTCCGTGCTGGTTCCATGCCCGAACCGTGCGCGCTCGACGCCGGCCGTGTCTTGTTTTGAGGTCCGCTTTATGGTCGGCTTGCCGCGCGGCAGGGCCTGATCATACTGACTCGCGGCGGGGCGCGAAAGTTCGGGGGCCAAGCCCTGACGGACAAAGCGGCCCGAGCCTTTGTACAATGGGGCGAACCGCCGTGCTCACGCGACGGCAGGCAGCGCCCGACGGGCGCCCACGCCGCCGCGGCCGGCCAGTCCGATCCACACGATCGATCCACACCGATCCGACACGCCCCTATCCAGACCATGTCCGATACCGCCACGCCCACCGTGATCCGCCGCGAAGACTACGCGCCGCCCGCGTTTCTGATCGATACCGTCGACCTCGAATTCGACCTTGCGCCCGAGCGCACGGTCGTCAAGAGCACGTTGCGCGTGCGTCGCAATCCCGACGCGCAACCCACCGCGCATCTCGAACTCATGGGCGAGCAGCTCGAGTTCATCGGCGCGGCCATCGACGGCAAACCGTACGCGAACGTGCGCGCGCACGAGCACGGCCTCACGGTCGAGAACGTGCCCGATGCTTTCGAGCTCACGCTCACCGGCGCGTGCGACCCGGCCGCCAACACCACGCTCTCGGGCCTTTACGTCTCGAGCGGCAACTTCTTCACGCAGTGCGAGGCTGAAGGCTTTCGCCGCATCACCTGGTTCCTCGACCGCCCCGACGTGATGTCGACCTACACGGTCACGCTGCGCGCCGACAAGCTCGCCTACCCGGTACTGCTCTCGAATGGCAACCTGATCGCGCAAGGCGACCTGGCCGACAGCCGTCACTATGCGAAATGGGAAGACCCGTTCCGCAAGCCGAGCTATCTGTTCGCGCTCGTGGCGGGCAAGCTCGTGGCGCTGGAAGAACGCATCCAGAGCGGCTCGGGCAAGGAAAAGCTGCTGCAGGTGTGGGTCGAGCCGCACGATCTCGACAAGACGCGCCACGCAATGGACTCGCTCATCCACTCGATCCACTGGGACGAGCAGCGCTTTGGCCTCGAACTCGATCTCGACCGCTTCATGATCGTCGCCGTGAGCGACTTCAACATGGGCGCGATGGAGAACAAGGGGCTCAACATCTTCAATACGAAGTACGTGCTCGCGAATCCCGAAACAGCCACCGATGTCGATTTCGCGAACATCGAAGCCGTGGTCGGCCACGAGTACTTTCACAACTGGACCGGCAACCGCGTGACCTGCCGCGACTGGTTCCAGCTGAGCCTGAAGGAAGGCCTCACGGTGTTCCGCGACCAGGAATTCTCGGCTGCGATGTCGCGCGGCGACGAAAACGAAGCGGCGCGCGCGACCAAGCGTATCGAGGACGTGCGCGTGCTGCGCCAGATGCAGTTCGCCGAGGACGCGGGCCCGATGGCGCACCCGGTGCGGCCGGAGAGCTACGTCGAGATCAACAACTTCTACACGATGACCGTCTACGAGAAAGGCGCGGAAGTCGTGCGGATGTATCAAACGCTGCTCGGCCGCGACGGATTCCGCAAGGGCATGGACCTGTACTTCCAGCGCCACGATGGCCAGGCCGTGACCTGCGACGACTTCCGCCACGCGATGGCCGACGCCAATGGCCGCGACCTCGCGCAGTTCGAACGCTGGTACAGCCAGGCGGGTACGCCGCGCGTGAGCGTGACGACGAGCTACGACGAAGGCACGCGCTGCTACAGCGTGACGCTCACGCAGGGCTACGCCAACGGCTCGCCCGCCGCGCGCGAAACGCAAAAGGGCCCGCTGCACATTCCGTTTGCGATTGGCCTGATCGGCCCGGACGGCGCGGACCTGCCACTGCGCCTCGAAGGCGAAGCCACCGCGCACGGCACGACGCGCGTGCTGGAGCTGACCGACACGCAGCAGACCTTCACGTTCGCCGATGTGATGGCCAAGCCCCTGCCCTCGCTGCTGCGCAACTTCTCGGCGCCGGTCATCGTCGACTACGACTATGGCAACGACGAACTCGCTTTCCTGCTCGCGCACGACAGCGACGCGTTCAACCGCTGGGAAGCGGGCCAGCGCCTCGCCACTCGCGAACTGCTCGCGCTTGCCGCTCGCGCCGCCGCGGGCCAGCCGCTCGCGATCAACACCGCGCTCGTCGATGCATTCCGCCGCGTGCTGACCGACGAATCGCTCTCGCCGTCGTTCCGCGAGCTTGCGCTCATGCTGCCTTCGGAAACCTATCTTGCCGAGCAGATGGCCGAATCCGATCCGGCCGCCGTGCACGCGGCGCGCCAGTTCGTGCGCAAGCAACTGGCAGCCGCGCTCAAAGGCGAATGGC belongs to Paraburkholderia flagellata and includes:
- a CDS encoding DUF4136 domain-containing protein, whose amino-acid sequence is MTHDRWTRRALLMLAALALTLSGCTTYVTSQVTAFSAWDGGGDATRTFAFTRSPEQSQSIEQSTYEQFVANGLAMHAFRLVAEPQAHYLVGLAYGSRTDTVTVAQPVFYNPWPGPYWGPWNPWGAWGPYQPAYVNQTYPVYSHALGIRITERASGKEVYNVQARTSGDDPSLVRVMPFLVQSALGNFPLANGTVTEVKIPLGKSGGAPNETGAAPAGAEQGGAGAAAK
- the pepN gene encoding aminopeptidase N, producing MSDTATPTVIRREDYAPPAFLIDTVDLEFDLAPERTVVKSTLRVRRNPDAQPTAHLELMGEQLEFIGAAIDGKPYANVRAHEHGLTVENVPDAFELTLTGACDPAANTTLSGLYVSSGNFFTQCEAEGFRRITWFLDRPDVMSTYTVTLRADKLAYPVLLSNGNLIAQGDLADSRHYAKWEDPFRKPSYLFALVAGKLVALEERIQSGSGKEKLLQVWVEPHDLDKTRHAMDSLIHSIHWDEQRFGLELDLDRFMIVAVSDFNMGAMENKGLNIFNTKYVLANPETATDVDFANIEAVVGHEYFHNWTGNRVTCRDWFQLSLKEGLTVFRDQEFSAAMSRGDENEAARATKRIEDVRVLRQMQFAEDAGPMAHPVRPESYVEINNFYTMTVYEKGAEVVRMYQTLLGRDGFRKGMDLYFQRHDGQAVTCDDFRHAMADANGRDLAQFERWYSQAGTPRVSVTTSYDEGTRCYSVTLTQGYANGSPAARETQKGPLHIPFAIGLIGPDGADLPLRLEGEATAHGTTRVLELTDTQQTFTFADVMAKPLPSLLRNFSAPVIVDYDYGNDELAFLLAHDSDAFNRWEAGQRLATRELLALAARAAAGQPLAINTALVDAFRRVLTDESLSPSFRELALMLPSETYLAEQMAESDPAAVHAARQFVRKQLAAALKGEWLAAYERNVTPGAYEPTPEAAGHRGLKNLALSYLSELEDAAQAVRLATAQYEAANNMTDRSAALSALLNVQAATGGDVARKALEDFYVRFEKEPLVIDKWFALQATQRGTAQRPTIETVRALMGHPAFNIKNPNRARSLIFSFCAANPAQFHAADGSGYAFWADQVIALDALNPQVAARLARNLELWRRFTPALRDAMRAALERVAAEAKSRDVREIVEKALA